The following nucleotide sequence is from Populus nigra chromosome 15, ddPopNigr1.1, whole genome shotgun sequence.
tttttaatttcatgcaatttcacctCTACCAAACTCATTCATTAACCTCAAAGtttaatatcattttcatcTTGGTCTTTGGTTTTCGATTTGTGCATTTGGACCTTTAATTAACCATTAAACttgtaattttcttcaatttaacctttaTTTGTGAATTTCAACCCTTGAAATGTCGTGCCTTTTACAATTTGattattggttttgaatttcttcaatcaaacctctaattagttatcaaactttaattttttatatataattaatccgttgatttaatcaattaaactgTCCAAAGTCCAATTTCAATCCCCAaacattaatttctttcaattgacaccaaaaaattgattttccttgcaattaagtcctcaataaaattaattaagccttcCAAAATTGTCATTGAGTCTTTACTCATctaaatttgtatttctttaccccaaataaaaatattttgaccaAATGGgtcttttatcaattaaaataggGTCGTCAATTTTGTCAATCTTGTACATTCTGGTCCTCCAACTATTCCATTTGTCATTTTGGTCCTTTACCACTAACTTGGGTAGTCTTCTAGGCTTTCTTCATGTGTAtcctcttgtatttttaaatttgttttctatttttttggtcttgaatttcttcattttgacccttaaactttatttttcttgcaatttcacccctgattttatcaaattaagcttgtaaaaattaagtctagtcctctaaaattttaatcttctcaattaagcccaaattaagctttcaaacttatgtttcaccaattaagttattaataaaattaatttgacccattaaaagtctaattaagtcttTGCATTGTCTTTTTggtctaaattaatttataaacttaattaaatcattaaggttaaatcaaattagcctactaaaaatctaattaagtcctCACACTTACTTTAATACAAATTCATCTAATATTCATCTTGAACTTGCATTGTCTTTTACTTTTAGGCCTttcaaaagtgcttttgaaTTTACAAAATTGTCACAGATTTAGTTTGGTCACTCCATCTGTTATTTATACATGTCAATTCTTCTTCAGCTTGCTTTTGCCAACCAAGTCACTTGTCttcttgtatatttttatttttaactttttctctctcttttttatttttgtataaaatagaATGACAATTTTAAAGAACCTAAAGTTGGGTTATTTTTGTAAAAGAGATAGGGCTCAAAAGCATGCTATCTAGAAGACAAGGGCTTAAAGGCACactctaaaacaaattatgccAAAAgcattatgtaaaaaaaataaggctCAAAGGCGCGTTATTTGGAAGGCGGTGGCTCAAAggcacaataaaaaataatagtgttGAAAGCACTatgtgacacgaccaaagagttgatgtcttctcccaattataggagtgtcgaagtaatataTAACCCAACAAGACCGGAGttgaaccacaaggaggttaattgtataaaatacaaataaagaaataaataataatagaaaaggagttgaagagagatttgagatgtgatattgatataaggattaaacaaggataaaataattgtcaaggttagaggatccactaatagtatttcaaacaagtataatataaactcttttcattactcaattggaaaccacacacaaaagagATTCCAGtcgaattataaattgttaacatgattacattagttatcttatttgaataatgctaatacttataaatgttgtcaggtattcatgattataacttatgttaacaataaatcaagttcatgtcatagcacaggtgtcgatTATAtcatacggttgggctatgaaaatatcaaatatttgttgtaccaagggttatacaacataaatctagattaacgatttaacaagtaaagtattaaaagtgaacaagataacaaatacaaaacatataagtatcaaacattaaagttcatgttgagtttatactatacatattcttacaccattagtgtaaccttttcaccttgatataataaacttagctaaacataatgaaagagagaaacataaataaacaagataagaacataaataagatataagttaactaagtataggaaaggaaatgaaaagcataaacaagatattaatataaacaaaacttaagcattacaaaaatttaaagaaagggagcaagaacatgatcttgatctgaaaaccaaaatgtcaaaatacatagcaaatgcctccttttataagccaaaattcagaactattgatttgatgactaattgttgagtgggtggccacatcttgacttggtgacaattgttatcttcttgtctaaacaaaacgtcattgctaacatcagaatttgaatagatagtcttcatgaaagttctaggaaattatctcagcttttcaacaaaataagaatcagcgcatttggacttctagaactcaagatatgggctgaatACTGAATAGTATCTAGGTTGCatgacagattctgacttctcagTTGTTGCTACAatctgaacttgaaaacggtcgTTTTGAATCTttgactcttcatgaaagttttaggcctatatcttaGTTTTTCATACATATAaactagacctaaatccaagttctacagctccagttatgatctaataactaaatggtgttccagtttggactgaaccagtaTTTCTTTTCTAAGCtaagccctctctttgtcttctcaatttcagtagttaaactcatcaatcaatcctttcatttatgtgataggcctgcatttaagatgaacatttaccataaattaaaggtatcttatattatcagacatgttattataatacatgctctagttaaggagttattgatacttcaagtgcaaaataatgatataaaaccttaataaaaatgcatttttaagtactaatcactatATAAAAGAGATAGGGCTCAAAGGCGTGTTATTTATAAGGTGAGGGTTCAAAGGCGTTCTCAGATGAAAATAGTTCTGAAAGCACTATGTAAAAGAGATGGGTCTTAAAGACGTGTTGTCTAGAAAGCAAGGGCTCAAAGatgcactaaaaaaatagtgTAAAAAGCATTATGTAAAAGAGATAAGGCTCAAAGATGTGTTATCCAAAAGGCAGGGCTTCAAGGCACACTCAGAAGAAAATAGTGTCGAAAGCACTATGTAAAAAAGATTAGGATCAAAGACATGCTATCTGGAAAGTGAGAGCTCAAATGCACACACAAAAATTGATAGTTTCAAATATGTTGTCTAAAAGTAAGTGGTTTGAAAGCGTACTTCAAAAGATATGCTTCAAAGATGATGTCTGAAAGTGAGTGAGTTAAAAGCGCACTAGAAAAGATATGCTTCAAAGTTGCAGTCATATAATCTAATGATCTCATATTTAGATATAATTTGCCTTTATATCAGTGGGAATTGAATCTCTGATGGATTTTCTTTgctagaaaaaattcaaatccatAAAGGATTCTCTTCTTTGACTCCCTATAAAGATCAAAATGCAATGCTTTCAAGATTATATGCATGTatttttatctgaaaaatatGTCTCTTTTCTTCATGGACTTTGTCTCTTAAAGCTTTAATCTTTGTAGGGAGTTTTCATGACTCTTCTGTTTAGGTCTGCTCGAGCTATAACTTGTGGAATTGATCTTTGGGAAAAGAATGCTTATCTGATAAGCTCATATGATCTTTGCATACATCTTTATCTCATCGATTATGACCTTTCAAAACTCCCCTACTTATCATTTATAATCATATAAGTATAACTTCTAAGGTGTCATGATCACCTCTCGGTATTTACCATACATACTCTATGATAGCTTTCCTggttatatattgagttctcaAAAGATATTAAAGGATTTAAACAGCTTAcctcttattctttttcttcttataaaagAAGTTAGGTAGCCAGTTGACGCAGTCAAATGATTTATGTCTTCTTTCAATTGTAGGcatgtcaaagtaataaataatctgGCAAGACTAAGGTCGATCCACAAAGAGGTTAATTatacaaaatcataaataataaaagaaatagagttgaagagaactttgaaatgtgatattaatgtaaaaaattaaacaaagataaaataattatcaaggttagaggatccaccaatggtatttcaaataagtatagtccaaactctttttattacttaaatggaaaccaaacacaaaggaggttccaattggatgATTTATCATTGATGGCTCATTTTAAGTTGTTAATATGATCataataattatcttattttgagtaatgtcaatacttgtaaatgttgtcaagtaTTCATGGTGCTAACTTATatcaacaacaaatcaagtttttttcatAGTACAGATGTCGGTTATCCATACAATAGGCTATGAAagaatcaagtatttgttgtaccaagagtTGTACAACATGAATCCAGACTCACAACTTAACAAGTAGGGTATTAAGATTGAgtaagataataattataaaacacgTTAATAGCAGACTTTCTTAAATATAATCATTAAAGTTCATATTGAGTTTgaactatacttattcttatacCATTAGTATaacattttcaccttgacaaaaataaacttaactaaatataatgaagaagaaaaaaaataaataaacaagataagaacatagccatgatataaattaactaagtatagtaaaagaaataacaaatataaacaagagattaatgaaaatattacatgaaataaaacttgaatattacaaaaatataaagaaacaaagcaagagaaagatcttgatctgaaaaccaaaatgcctaaatatatggcaaatgcctccttttataggctaaaatttagaactattgatttggtggctgaacaaaatgtcatcaatcacatcagaatttgaatagatggtcttcatgaaagttgtggtTATTTGTCTCAtttctctaacaaaaaaaacagactCATTTAAACgtttagaactcgagatatgggttgaacatcGAACAATGTTTGAGCTGCatgacagattcagacttctcttttgttaCTAAGATTTGAACTTCAAAACAGCAGTATTGAAttttggactcttcatgaatgTATTAGGcatatgtcttatctttccttCAAGTTAGACTGCACCTAAATCCAATGTCTAAAACTCAAGTTATGACCTAAAAACGGAATGGTGCTCTAGTTTTGAATCGAACCAGCCCAACTAGAATTTCTTCTTTAAACTTAGCcctctttttatcttttcaatttcaatagttaaacacatcaatcaTGAATCCTTTAAATTATGAGATATGTATATTTTACAAACCTGTATTTAAAATgagtatttaccataaatttaaaatatgttatattatcaaactttttattataaaacatgtttaagttagggaatttaatgatacttcaagtgcaatatgatgatataaaaccttaacaaaaatACAAGTACTTATCACACCCTCAACTAACTTATTACTAATCTCCgataattaaagcgttaaaataaaataataatttataaaatccaaaaccaaattaGTCATCATTTTACTTCACTGATCtattcaaataaacaaactctcattagaTTTATGTATATGTTATATATCTCTTaatcaagatattaataaaccttctttttatgtttaatatatcaacacatagtTATGGGACTTtgcttgaaagaaaacaaaatttgttttaatgtttttctaaggttaacATCCttgggttttatatatatatatatatatatatatatatatatatatatatatatatatatatatatatattcttttttgtttttaataatatagcttaaaataaaatgcatcatTAACTTATGTAATAAGTTTTAAGGTAATGACTCTCAGACCAGTTAGTCTTATGACATTAAGTGTTGAGACACTCATATAAGTTTAGTAACTCGAGTTGCAGATATTTAAATGTAGATAGTGTAATATTTGATTCTCTAAGCTTTCATTAACCTATGTAATAAGCTTTAAGGTAATGACTCTCAGACCAGTTAGTCTTATgacattaggtgttgagacactcATATAAGTTTAGTAACTCGAGTTGCAGATATTTAAATGTAGATAGTGTAATATTTGATTCTCTAAGCTTTCTTTTCAACCTATATAACAAACATTGAATCAGTAGCTTCCAAGTCAATTGACTTTAAGGTATTAGATATTAAGACACCCCTTTCAgccttaattgcttaggttagggaaactaccaaaccaaacttatctttaattttttattttatatatatatatatataatttctcttTCTCTTAGTTGTtacatttaacaaaaaaaaaacataaatatgtaATAATTTGCAATCCATAATCATGAGTTAAAGTGTGAGTGTTTAAATGATTGTTTATAAATACTttcatgtttttgaaaataaataacaaaaacaattatgttttaaaattaaaaaaaatagaaattatataaaagactTGATATTTTTCCATCTTCAACTCTTCCATCTCTTGAAAAGAATACCTTGATTCAAATTACCTAGGCTTCTACATttgattcataaaattaaattacctaagcattcttaattttttggtataaaaatgGGACAAGGCTAAATAATAATGAGTGTAGGGGTGTTTGTcatagttttatattttgtttttagtaattttatttagaaaattcattacattgaagtttttttaagtgtttttggataattttaatgtgttaatataaaaataaaaaactctaaaaaacattattttaatttattttcaaatgaaaatctattttaaaataagcATTTTACaccataatttcaaatattctttaaatctggaatttattttttgactttttttttatgtggtaaTATCATCAAATCTAAACCTGTAGAAATTGATATACTAGTATGTCTCACATGACAAATGTAGCATTGCAAGATCACAAGTCACAAGATGATCATTCATTGAGAATCATTCTTGTAATAAATCACGATGGcaaaaatgttaattaaatatatataaaaaatacctatcaactcatcaattactaattcgttttcttttctttttttataaaacttagTTTTAAATGCTCATGTAATCAGTGCAAATACATATATCATTTAGACATAAGAGGGCGGAAATAACTATGACAGTAACAACATCACTGAAAGAAACTAGAGATCTCACCAATTAGAAGAGTTTTTTTTCCAGTTGCCAGCCTCGTTATACTCAAAATTGTCACACCGAAGATGGGGATTGTATCATCACATCAGCTCCTCAGGACTCTACCGCATGGATCTGATGAATCTTGAGTTACTTAAAGCATGACCCAGAGAACATGCAGAGTGAGCAAGATCACCTGAAACCAGTGCTGCATCATTCATCATCATCACAGCATAGGTCTCCTCCCTTGTAGATAGATAGAAAAATAGAGCCTGCTGCACGTACATTGCGTAGTAGTAGTCCAGTAGGGTGTGTGGCCCATAGAAATCCGAAAGAAGTAAAGAGGTAGATAGGCCTTGTAATTGCTTCAATAAATTTGTCAAATCTCCTCTCTAGattttctcatcattttttgttttgcttgcatCACCATTTCTTGTAAAGTACACTGCTAAAAAGCCTGGAACagtgtgttttctaacattAAAGTCTGAGATTTACAAATCCCAGTTCCTACACCATTtacttcattttaatatttaaaaggcTTTTAAGCaactgaattttataatttattaaaattagggttttttacgTATTTGCAAAGAGGTGTGATTCGTTTTGAaattaacactttttaaaaaacttgatctCGTAAACATTGTTCTTTCTTGCATGTATATCTGAAAGAAGTTTAAAGAAAAACGAAAACAAGCTGAGTaaatagtatattttatttattcaataagttttatatataaaagaattcaattaataaatcaaattaattcctTCAATCTTTCCGAAAGCTGAAACATTTAAGATTCTTTGAAGAAAGTATAAACCTACTGTAGTTCAGTAACTCTCCTCCCTTATCACGTTAGCTTCATTGTCTTAAAATAGCTAAAAGAGCAAGGGACTTTATCTGAAAAATGGTGCTGAGAAGACCTGCCATGAACAGAAGTTGTAACAGAGAGAATCCAGATATTTTGATTGTGATGATTGCAGAGGAACAGATAATGAGAGGTGGTGAGGATGACAAAGAGAGGGAAACAATGGGCCCTCAAAAGCCTGCAAGAGAAATGAGTGGCACTGCACCAAAGAGTAATTTGCTTCCCCAtcactcttttttcttcctttctctctccatCCCCTTGTTTTACTCGTGTggctcttctttctctctctctctctccagtTCAGTCTCCATGAAGGGGTCCATTTTATGCATCTCCCCATCTCACTGCGGAAGCTTTTTTTGGCTTTTGGGTACCCTCTTTCTTGCTTTTTAGTGAGTTTTCTGAATTTTTTGTCCTTTATTTTCAACACCCATTTGTGTTTATGAGCTTTAAAATCTCGTGGAGAGAAAGACTGAAGGAGTCTGAAAATCTGAATCTCAGTTTCTTGGGTTTCGGGTTCTTGAAGAAAAAACCATACTTTCTCTGATCATGCAAACAAATgaaccatcttttttttttgttgttgttgttgcttagAGGAGGGTGGGGTTAGTGCATGAGTCCttgttgcttttattttattttatttctttttgttacagaaaaaacaaaagttaccaCTGTTTTTGGGCTTTTGATTGTGCTCTTTCATGGAGAAAGAGAAACCAATGATTTCACAGGAAATTTGTGGCTTTTGATTATAGCTTGTCTGGGTTGTTCGAGGGAGCCTACATGTATTGTCAACCAGTCCACTTTGTCTTGTGAGTGTATAAAACTTCTTATGTCTGATTTGGGAAATCCCATGAATCTGCATGAAAATTCTTAACTCTCATTATTTAGCCGTCTACAAGGTATGCTGGTCGACGTTGTATCCACAGGGGCTGTCTCTTCCTGGGTGATCACCATTCAGCAAATGTAAACAAGGTTGGTCATTTTCACATGCTTTCCTTCATATCTTCCTTTTTTATAATTCCAGCACTCCTGCTATGTCCATACATTAGTTCAAAACACATTTGAACTGttaattttgcttttctttgcGCCTGATGTCAACTGTTTTAGCATACTCGTGCAGAGTTCTTTaggtctttcttcttcttcttttcccttgCTTTTCTTGGATGCTATTTTGGTGTTCTTTAGGCTTCAGTTACATGGTCTTTATCCCATCTCTGATCTCCCCTTTCTGCTTTTACACGGATAATAGTGCTCGAGAGCTCTGGAAGCTTTAAAAGTAAGCACATCTGCAAATCTCCTATAGCTAACTATTCACTGCATCGGGAATGGTGTTAGTTACATAGCATTCTTAGATTACACCTATGTTCTCCCTTATATTGTTGATATGGTTCGTATTGACCCCTCAAGCTTACTTTCGATCCATGCTCTCCTTTCTGGCATATTTTCCATGGCCTGACGGTATTATCACTTGTATAAGACTAGGCTAGGTTCATTTGGGGCTGTGGTGACTGCAACTAAAGAGGCCCCAATTCATAGATATCTGAACGAGATTGTACATGCTGGCCTTCTTTCGCGTGTTTTAATGGCCAGTTGTAACTTCTTGAGAATAAACTGTTTTGGCCTGATGGCAATTTGCTGTACGTCCAACAATTATCTTCACCTTTCTCTATATGTGGATCAGTAAATGAAAGTGGTTGTTGATGTGCTTCCATGCGTGTGTGAAATGAATGTCCTCGgcttaatttcatcaaaattaagTTGAAATAACTTAAAATGTACCTATGCTGGAGAAGGCTTGTGCGccatggtattttatttttttttacttttttccgACCTCACAGCTGGGGGTGGCCCTCCCCAATTACATTATTACAATTTGGTAGATTGCAATCATTTGGAATCAAACCTTGCTTAAGTGAAGGAAGTTATCAAGTAAACAGCCATTAGGCTATGCCtgcttaaaagtgcattctcaatGCTCTAGAACGTTTTCCAGTGAGAGAGAAAATGCAAATTAAGGACCCTGCAAACTAACAGCCAGATATTGATCGTTTTTCATCATCCATTTTTTTGCTGAATATATACTAGCATTGTTTTTCCTCTAATTATGGTTCTACGGTTTACTATTAGTGTGCTCTGACCTTATCAATTCATTGAAATTCTTCAGTTGAATTTTACTTGACATCAGAAATTAAAACCTTCAAGATTGCCTGCAAGAACTACGCATAGTTCAGCTATGGAATGCTGATTACTGTTCTGTTGTTCATGATCTTCAGTGAGAGGAGTTCCGTATAAGTGCAAGGAACGCTGTTTTGCAAGTGAAAGTGGTCTAACATACAAGTTAAACATAGGAACTTGCTATTTGTGTCTCTTGCCATGTGATTTAATTGATTCACAATATCATGGAGAATGGTTTGTTTAGTGTTCCAATAGATACGGCAGGAAGGAATTCTGATACCATGGACTTTTCATCACAAAGAACCCCCAACTCACTTGTCCAGTTGGATTCATTTAACCTTAACCACCATAATCAAACATTGGCTGGATTTACCATGCTTCCAACATTGCAAGGAGAACCTATAAGTGATCTCCATGCAAACATTCACTCAGCAAATCGATCTTCATTTATGAACTCAGATGCATTAGTTGCATCTCTTGGAAGGAATGTTGTGGGAGATACTTTACCTGGCTGTTCACGTTCTGCTGGTAACCCTCCGTTTGAAGAGCAGTTTGGGGGTGGAATCCCTAATTATGCCCTTGCTACTCTTGTGGCTACAAGAAGTGGTCTTCAAGAAACTCTGAATAACTTGGCAATTTCAGGACCATCAAGCTACCCTTTGGAAGAGTCAAGGTCATTTGTTTCAAATGATTGCACCAATGCTTTGAATTCATCATTTGCGCCATCTTTGAATTATGGATGTGGTGAAGTATTTGGTAGTATGAATGGTAAGGAGGATTTTGACAGGTTTCCTGCTCCCATAGAGCTCAGTGGACGAACACCTTTAAGAGCAGGGTTTCAACCACATTCGTCCGTTGGAAACCTCCAACCAAATGGCTGGATAACATCAAATGGTGTGAATGTGAGTGCAGATGAATGTTTTGCATCTGGTAAACTTACTAATGAGCTCTCTTTAAGCCTTGCCACATCACAGCCTTCTGTCATGGATAGCAGAAGTATCCCTGATCAAAGCTTGGACATCACTCTTAATCATGTAGCATGCCACTTCTCGAAAGAAACAAGGTTAGGCTCTGAACAAACTTCTTGTAGCAGTAAGGAGCTTTCTTTGAGTTGCAGTTCTTACAAAACTGGTCAATCCTCACAAGTATTATTAGGATCCAGATATCTTCATGTAATACAGGAAATACTTGCTCAAATTGCAAGCTATTCACTGGAGAATCTAGAACAGGGGTTCAAGACAGGAGCAAGTACACTATTCTCTTCAAGTTACGCAATGGAGGGAGAGATGCTGCCGATGGGTTTTGATAAATCTCCTGATGGGAATGATAGACTTGATGTTCAAATGGATCCAGCACTGCAGAAACGGGCACTGGAAGCAAAGAGAACACAATTGCTAACTCTACTGCAAGTGGTATGTCGATTTAAGTATTGGTACAAACTAATTATGAAAGTGATAAAATCTTGTCTTGTCATGAATCATGCTTCTGATTAAAATGAATGTAATAACTCCTTACTTTTGTTATAATCGGTTGATATACATGCTGCACAAACGAGCTCTGTCGGATCAAAATCGAATAAATGTTTGAACATTGAAACTGAACTATCCAAATATTGAAAAGTTTAATGGCAAAGCTGTAATTGAAAAATTGCTTTATTCAAATATCATTTCCCGCCATATTTATAGTATAAATTGCTTGAAGCATGTGTGGTTATCCTATTACTTCTTCTATGGTGAAAGCTACTATCTCTTGTTACTTTGTGTGGGTTTGTTGGACACAACATCGTGGCACAATAACAAGGCACCCTACCTCATATGCTCAGGTTGATGAACGATATAGCCAATGCTTGGATGAAATACACACAGTTATTTCAGCATTCCATGCTGCAACTGAGTTGGACCCACAGATTCACACACGTTTTTCTCTTCAAACAATATCTTTCTTGTACAAACGCCTTAGGGAGCGGATCAGCAACCAAATCCTAGCAATGGGAGCTCATTTGGATAGTGGAGACACCATAGAGACAGAAGGATCTTTTGGAACTTCATACTTACAAAAGCAATGGACTCTCCAGCAGCTGAAGAAAAATGACCAACTATGGAGACCCCAGAGAGGCTTACCAGAAAGATCTGTCTCAGTTCTGCGTGCATGGATGTTTCAGAACTTTCTTCACCCGTGAGATCTTTTCTCCTAACCAACCTTGTTAAGAGGCCTTTACTATGGTAAAATGCATTAGCCTGGTTTGACAATCATGCGTCAAAAGTGAGTTATACGTTTGATGTCTTTCAGGTACCCTAAAGATGCAGAGAAGCATTTGCTTGCGGCAAAAAGCGGACTAACAAGAAGCCAGGtacataaaaaaagattgtaTAGTTGGATGGAATATTCCAAGAATTTGAAGGACATGCTTATACGCTCTTGTGTTTTGATCACTTGACGTTATAAGATTCAACATTTGTTCTGCTGCCTCACAATCTCCTTCACAAAATCTTGGAAATAAACAGGTATCAAACTGGTTTATAAATGCTCGCGTTCGTCTATGGAAACCAATGATAGAGGAGATGTATGCCGAGATGAACAGAAGAAAGGCTCACCAAAACGAAGAGGGAACCAACAGCAATCACAGAATTAGCATATCAGCAATCCAAGATTTAATGTGAGCTAGAGTTGGATGTAAAAATAGACATGGTAGTGACGTGAAGAACTACTTTGTTACTATTATGATTGaataggtgaaaaaaaaaaaaagggcatccAGCAAATGGATATAACTGTATATAAATGCTCCAAAGTGTTGTTGGGGTTAACATTTTAATCACGTATTTGTTGATTGGGATATGTTCCCTCCACTAGCCATGGATTAACTAAGTGGATTTCACATGCATGCATTGAACATGAATTCATGGCAATCTTTCTTTTATTGTAGGCCTCACTATATGCAGTGATACGTCTGGCTCGAGCCGCCCCAAATAAACATGTAAAGAACCCTGCTGTGTTTTTAAATTCCTTTGCTTATAAATTCGAAGAAATCCAAGAGGCACAAGTAGCACAGGACACTATTTAGAGGTACACTTAGAGTTGtttagtaatttaaaaaataagtgcattattaaaaagaattgataTGCAGAATGCATGACGCCCAAACGCTGAAGGCATTGTGATCTCTGCAGCGCACCATCTACGAgaaagagcgtgtttggcagtgtggttgcgagtattttttaaataatttatcaaaatacatgtcaatgatgtttttttattttttaaaaattatttttgacatcagcacatcaaaacgatccaaaacgtacaaattatattaaattttagccaaaaaaaattcaatttttttgggaacgcagccgTAGCCGCATTCCCAAACGCTGCCTGAGACATGTGTGGTCCAAAGGTATCTGGTTTTGTGTTGGcagtattttcttcttttcttttctt
It contains:
- the LOC133674359 gene encoding homeobox protein ATH1-like isoform X2 codes for the protein MENGLFSVPIDTAGRNSDTMDFSSQRTPNSLVQLDSFNLNHHNQTLAGFTMLPTLQGEPISDLHANIHSANRSSFMNSDALVASLGRNVVGDTLPGCSRSAGNPPFEEQFGGGIPNYALATLVATRSGLQETLNNLAISGPSSYPLEESRSFVSNDCTNALNSSFAPSLNYGCGEVFGSMNGKEDFDRFPAPIELSGRTPLRAGFQPHSSVGNLQPNGWITSNGVNVSADECFASGKLTNELSLSLATSQPSVMDSRSIPDQSLDITLNHVACHFSKETRYLHVIQEILAQIASYSLENLEQGFKTGASTLFSSSYAMEGEMLPMGFDKSPDGNDRLDVQMDPALQKRALEAKRTQLLTLLQVVDERYSQCLDEIHTVISAFHAATELDPQIHTRFSLQTISFLYKRLRERISNQILAMGAHLDSGDTIETEGSFGTSYLQKQWTLQQLKKNDQLWRPQRGLPERSVSVLRAWMFQNFLHPYPKDAEKHLLAAKSGLTRSQVSNWFINARVRLWKPMIEEMYAEMNRRKAHQNEEGTNSNHRISISAIQDLM
- the LOC133674359 gene encoding homeobox protein ATH1-like isoform X1, whose protein sequence is MENGLFSVPIDTAGRNSDTMDFSSQRTPNSLVQLDSFNLNHHNQTLAGFTMLPTLQGEPISDLHANIHSANRSSFMNSDALVASLGRNVVGDTLPGCSRSAGNPPFEEQFGGGIPNYALATLVATRSGLQETLNNLAISGPSSYPLEESRSFVSNDCTNALNSSFAPSLNYGCGEVFGSMNGKEDFDRFPAPIELSGRTPLRAGFQPHSSVGNLQPNGWITSNGVNVSADECFASGKLTNELSLSLATSQPSVMDSRSIPDQSLDITLNHVACHFSKETRLGSEQTSCSSKELSLSCSSYKTGQSSQVLLGSRYLHVIQEILAQIASYSLENLEQGFKTGASTLFSSSYAMEGEMLPMGFDKSPDGNDRLDVQMDPALQKRALEAKRTQLLTLLQVVDERYSQCLDEIHTVISAFHAATELDPQIHTRFSLQTISFLYKRLRERISNQILAMGAHLDSGDTIETEGSFGTSYLQKQWTLQQLKKNDQLWRPQRGLPERSVSVLRAWMFQNFLHPYPKDAEKHLLAAKSGLTRSQVSNWFINARVRLWKPMIEEMYAEMNRRKAHQNEEGTNSNHRISISAIQDLM